A genome region from Penicillium psychrofluorescens genome assembly, chromosome: 3 includes the following:
- a CDS encoding uncharacterized protein (ID:PFLUO_004271-T1.cds;~source:funannotate): MSSLLGAGYDSSDDDNTTATHTPATTATKVVAAPEVNTEVWFPASCTAQELHSTLPDGPIRLTTLQDHAHMQMTLANTSSQALTYNATYDDLMRPSQGPVNPFKPAGAGNGVKRKNVPTGFAEEAAISESTFSAQHRTFQSLGYTRNPTAPDQFIGDIQNAAQFGGRDVVQMKPTKEASAKWRAKRQRKGDSGVVEGDGAYLGPWAKYTNQEQYDEVEVGDGEEHELASDEEWVEEDETLASGAPMPAMSKAATEYEGDLTNVERTEFHGTEQYDYQGRTYMHVPQDLDIDLDKEVGSVKNYVPKKLIHTWKSHTKPITSLRFFPKSGHLLLSSAADGKAKIWDVYHQRELLRTFSGHNKAITDTDFHPSGKTFLTASYDRQIKLWDTEYGKCLGRFSTGKTPHVVRFNPGPEHSHEFLAGMSDKKIVQFDTRSGELVQEYDHHLAAINTLTFVDDNRRFISTSDDKSLRAWEYGIPVPIKFIAEPYMFALTRAAAHPNGKYVAFQSGDNQIVVYGATDKFRQNRKKSFRGHNNAGYAIDLKISPDGQFIVSGDGGGFVCFWDWKTGKMYHKMMAGGKEGGAVTCVDWHPQETSKVVTGGLDATIKYWD, from the coding sequence ATGTCATCATTACTAGGCGCTGGATATGACTCCAGCGACGATGACAATACCACAGCCACCCACACACCGGCGACGACCGCAACCAAGGTCGTCGCTGCGCCAGAAGTGAATACAGAGGTTTGGTTCCCGGCCTCCTGCACTGCGCAGGAGCTTCATTCGACCCTCCCAGATGGACCGATAAGACTAACAACTCTACAGGACCACGCGCACATGCAAATGACGCTCGCCAACACCTCCTCGCAAGCCCTCACCTACAACGCCACGTACGATGACCTAATGCGACCATCGCAAGGGCCCGTCAATCCCTTCAAACCAGCCGGCGCCGGCAACGGTGTCAAGCGCAAGAACGTCCCCACCGGATttgcggaggaggcggctATTAGCGagtcgaccttctcggcgcAACATCGCACGTTCCAGAGTCTCGGGTACACGCGCAACCCCACGGCACCGGATCAGTTTATCGGCGATATTCAGAATGCGGCGCAGTTTGGCGGCCGCGATGTGGTGCAGATGAAGCCCACCAAGGAGGCCTCGGCGAAGTGGCGTGCGAAGCGGCAAAGGAAAGGCGACTCCGGCGTTGTTGAGGGTGACGGTGCTTATCTGGGCCCGTGGGCGAAGTATACGAATCAGGAGCAATATGATGAGGTGGAGGTTGGGGACGGAGAGGAGCACGAGCTTGCCAGCGATGAGGAGTGggttgaggaagatgagACTCTGGCCTCCGGTGCACCAATGCCTGCTATGAGCAAGGCCGCGACTGAGTACGAGGGCGATCTCACCAACGTGGAAAGAACCGAATTCCACGGCACAGAGCAGTACGACTACCAGGGTCGGACGTACATGCATGTGCCCCAGGATCTCGATATTGATCTAGACAAGGAAGTCGGCAGCGTCAAGAACTACGTGCCGAAGAAACTGATTCACACTTGGAAGTCTCACACGAAGCCCATTACTTCTCTGCGGTTCTTTCCCAAGTCAGGCCATTTGCTCCTTTCCTCGGCTGCAGACGGCAAAGCCAAGATCTGGGATGTGTATCATCAGCGGGAGCTGCTGCGCACGTTCTCTGGCCACAACAAGGCCATCACGGACACGGACTTCCATCCGTCAGGGAAAACATTCCTCACAGCCTCGTACGACCGACAGATCAAACTCTGGGACACCGAGTACGGGAAGTGTTTGGGCCGATTCTCGACCGGCAAGACGCCGCACGTCGTCCGGTTCAATCCCGGTCCCGAGCACTCGCACGAGTTCCTGGCCGGTATGTccgacaagaagatcgtgCAGTTCGACACGCGATCGGGCGAGCTGGTCCAAGAATACGACCACCATCTGGCCGCGATCAACACGCTCACCTTCGTCGACGACAACCGACGTTTCATCTCCACATCGGACGACAAGTCCCTCCGCGCATGGGAATACGGCATCCCCGTACCAATCAAGTTCATCGCCGAGCCGTACATGTTCGCGCTCACGCGCGCAGCAGCGCACCCGAACGGTAAATACGTCGCCTTCCAGTCCGGTGACAACCAGATCGTCGTGTATGGCGCGACAGACAAGTTCCGCCAGAACCGCAAGAAGAGTTTCCGGGGTCACAACAATGCCGGCTACGCGATCGATCTTAAGATCTCACCGGATGGCCAATTTATTGTTTCGGGTGATGGCGGTGGGTTTGTCTGTTTCTGGGATTGGAAGACGGGGAAGATGTATCATAAGATGATGGCTGGTGGGAAGGAGGGCGGTGCCGTTACTTGTGTGGATTGGCATCCGCAAGAGACGTCCAAGGTTGTCACTGGTGGATTGGATGCGACTATCAAGTACTGGGATTAA